The Thermococcus thermotolerans genome contains a region encoding:
- a CDS encoding radical SAM/SPASM domain-containing protein, with translation MEARLGLRSVDISITSSCNLKCKHCYLEDLKNAKITLPFGKIEEVLTDARDLGAHHVTLTGGEPTLHPKFPEILNLANKLEFKITIFTNATTLNEDIVSVLKECNINGVQVSLEGLKEMHEKIRGKGTFERTISGIKLLVDAGIRVTVNTQLTKDIIDNIQEYASFLKSIGVSKLLLTIPSLVGEAKKNNVCFPDEKLDEIRSMLKIHKLKDQFNIDSTNPDSNYTCTALIHQLAINFDGTVYPCHYFRSTHHHSLGNIYVESLRDIYVSWMNGDSELLHYQKYGTAKCNVCKFKEVCEPCAGRIYSLYKNFKNPDLLYCMLLGKEKVFHDVHISRLVWGRME, from the coding sequence ATGGAGGCGAGGTTAGGTCTACGGAGTGTTGACATCTCAATAACATCGTCATGTAATTTAAAATGTAAACATTGCTATCTGGAAGACTTGAAAAACGCAAAGATTACATTGCCTTTTGGGAAAATTGAAGAAGTCCTCACAGATGCTAGGGATCTTGGCGCACATCATGTAACGTTGACTGGAGGAGAGCCTACCCTCCATCCAAAATTTCCAGAAATTCTTAATCTTGCTAACAAATTAGAGTTTAAGATAACAATATTTACCAATGCAACGACATTGAACGAAGACATAGTAAGTGTTTTGAAAGAGTGCAACATAAATGGAGTTCAAGTTAGTCTTGAAGGACTAAAAGAGATGCACGAAAAAATTAGAGGTAAAGGAACCTTTGAAAGAACAATATCTGGGATAAAACTCCTTGTAGATGCTGGTATTAGGGTTACTGTTAATACTCAACTAACAAAAGACATAATTGACAATATTCAAGAATATGCTTCATTTTTGAAGTCAATAGGCGTTTCAAAGCTTCTGTTAACTATCCCTTCCCTAGTTGGTGAAGCAAAAAAGAATAATGTTTGTTTTCCAGATGAAAAATTAGACGAGATTAGGAGCATGCTAAAAATACACAAACTCAAAGATCAGTTTAATATCGATTCTACAAACCCTGACTCAAATTATACTTGTACTGCACTAATTCATCAGCTTGCCATAAATTTTGATGGCACAGTTTATCCGTGTCACTATTTTAGGTCGACACACCACCACTCATTAGGAAATATTTATGTCGAAAGTTTGAGGGATATATACGTATCCTGGATGAACGGGGATTCAGAACTTCTCCATTACCAGAAGTATGGAACCGCCAAGTGTAACGTGTGTAAATTCAAAGAAGTGTGTGAGCCATGTGCTGGCAGAATATATTCATTGTACAAAAACTTCAAGAATCCAGATTTGTTGTACTGTATGTTGCTTGGGAAAGAAAAAGTATTCCACGACGTACACATTAGTAGGTTAGTGTGGGGCCGTATGGAATGA
- a CDS encoding formate--phosphoribosylaminoimidazolecarboxamide ligase family protein, with the protein MISREEILGVLESYDPEKITVGVIGSHSALDIADGVREEGLPVLVVAQRGRHRTYAEYFKLRKTRGGLTKGFIDEVMVLEKFAQIIDVQEELVKRNVIFVPNRSFVVYTGIDRVENDFKVPLFGSRNLLRSEERSEGRSYYWLLERAGLPYPEPVKPEEIDEVGLVIVKLPHAKKRLERGFFTAASYKEFREKAEKLIKLGVITEEDLAKARIERYIIGPVFNFDFFYSPIDEEIELLGIDWRFETSLDGHVRLPAAQQLALPEWQFEPEYTVCGHASSTLRESLLEKVFDMAERYVEATREYYSPGIIGPFTLQTAVDKDLNFYIYDVAPRTGGGTNIHMAMGHPYGNSLWRKPMSTGRRVALEIKRAIELDELEKVVT; encoded by the coding sequence ATGATAAGCCGTGAGGAGATTTTGGGCGTTCTTGAAAGCTACGACCCGGAGAAGATAACCGTTGGAGTCATCGGGAGCCATTCGGCCTTAGACATAGCCGACGGGGTAAGGGAGGAAGGCCTTCCGGTTCTCGTCGTCGCCCAGAGGGGCAGGCACAGGACCTACGCCGAGTACTTCAAGCTTAGGAAGACGAGGGGTGGCCTGACAAAGGGCTTCATCGACGAGGTCATGGTTCTTGAGAAGTTCGCTCAGATAATTGACGTTCAGGAGGAGCTGGTCAAAAGGAACGTCATCTTCGTGCCAAACCGCTCCTTCGTGGTCTACACCGGCATCGACAGGGTTGAGAACGACTTCAAAGTTCCACTCTTCGGCAGCAGAAATCTCCTCAGAAGCGAGGAGAGAAGCGAGGGGAGGAGCTACTACTGGCTCCTTGAGAGGGCCGGGCTCCCTTATCCTGAACCTGTTAAACCAGAAGAGATTGACGAGGTCGGCCTCGTCATCGTCAAGCTTCCCCATGCCAAGAAGAGGCTTGAGCGCGGCTTCTTCACGGCGGCAAGCTACAAAGAATTCCGCGAGAAGGCAGAGAAGCTCATCAAGCTCGGCGTAATCACCGAGGAAGACCTCGCCAAAGCGAGAATTGAGCGCTACATCATTGGCCCGGTGTTCAACTTCGACTTCTTCTACTCGCCGATTGATGAGGAGATAGAGCTTTTGGGCATTGACTGGCGCTTTGAGACCAGCCTGGACGGCCACGTTCGCCTTCCAGCGGCACAGCAGTTAGCCCTGCCCGAGTGGCAGTTCGAGCCGGAATACACCGTCTGCGGCCACGCATCCTCAACGCTCCGCGAGTCCCTCCTTGAGAAGGTCTTCGACATGGCCGAGCGCTATGTGGAGGCCACCCGGGAGTACTACTCCCCGGGAATCATCGGCCCCTTCACCCTGCAAACTGCGGTGGACAAGGACCTCAACTTCTACATCTACGACGTCGCCCCGAGAACCGGCGGCGGAACCAACATCCACATGGCGATGGGTCACCCCTATGGGAATTCCCTCTGGAGGAAGCCGATGAGCACGGGAAGGAGGGTTGCCCTTGAGATAAAGCGCGCGATTGAGTTAGATGAGCTTGAGAAGGTTGTTACATGA
- the purD gene encoding phosphoribosylamine--glycine ligase: MRVLLVGGGGRENAIGEALVRSGAELYVVSKHRNPGLVRLAKEYGLAKETDVPKVLEFAEKWGIDIAFIGPESPLEKGIVNAFEEKGIPAVGPTKEAAQLETNKAFARSLMERYEIPGRKLFRVFDDISGMRSWMDDFGRPVVVKPLGLTGGKGVKVVGHQLRDNGEAKAYAEELIRKDGKVLIEERTEGVEFTFQVFTDGKRVIPMPLAQDYPHAYEDDKGPITGGMGSYSCSSHLLPFVPREDYEKALETLKATVEAMRKNGTPYRGILYGQFMLSKDGPVIIEYNARFGDPEAMNVLPLLKTSLLDIAEGIVDGNLGKAEFENKATVVKYLAPRGYPLSPVRGVKVEVDEKAVEDAGARLYYASIDESFTLLGSRAIAVVGIADTLEEAERIAEKAVPHVRGELFYRRDVGTRESVEKRVRTMREFGREFEPNSC, encoded by the coding sequence ATGAGGGTTCTGCTCGTTGGAGGCGGCGGTAGGGAGAACGCCATCGGTGAGGCGCTCGTGAGGAGCGGCGCCGAGCTGTACGTCGTTTCGAAGCACAGGAATCCTGGACTGGTCAGGCTGGCGAAGGAGTATGGCCTCGCGAAGGAAACTGATGTTCCCAAAGTTCTTGAGTTTGCAGAGAAGTGGGGAATTGACATCGCGTTCATAGGGCCTGAGTCACCCCTGGAGAAGGGAATCGTAAATGCCTTCGAGGAGAAGGGTATTCCTGCGGTTGGACCGACTAAAGAAGCCGCTCAGCTTGAGACCAACAAGGCCTTCGCCCGCTCCCTCATGGAGAGGTATGAAATTCCCGGCAGGAAGCTCTTCCGCGTCTTTGATGATATTTCTGGGATGCGCTCCTGGATGGACGACTTCGGAAGGCCGGTCGTCGTGAAACCCCTCGGGCTCACCGGCGGGAAGGGCGTTAAGGTGGTCGGCCATCAGCTGAGGGACAACGGGGAAGCCAAGGCCTACGCCGAGGAGCTGATTAGAAAAGATGGAAAAGTCCTAATTGAGGAAAGAACCGAGGGCGTTGAGTTCACCTTCCAGGTCTTCACGGACGGGAAGAGGGTAATCCCCATGCCCCTTGCCCAGGACTATCCCCACGCCTACGAGGACGATAAAGGTCCCATCACCGGCGGCATGGGGAGCTACTCATGTTCCAGCCACCTACTCCCCTTCGTTCCGAGGGAAGACTACGAAAAGGCCCTTGAAACCCTGAAGGCGACCGTTGAAGCCATGCGGAAGAACGGAACACCGTACAGGGGAATCCTATACGGCCAGTTCATGCTCTCCAAAGATGGCCCGGTTATAATCGAGTACAATGCCCGCTTTGGCGACCCGGAGGCAATGAACGTCCTCCCGCTCCTTAAGACGAGCCTGCTTGATATTGCCGAGGGGATCGTTGACGGCAACCTCGGAAAGGCGGAGTTTGAGAACAAAGCCACAGTCGTCAAGTACCTCGCTCCAAGGGGCTACCCCCTTAGCCCGGTTAGGGGTGTAAAGGTCGAGGTCGATGAAAAAGCGGTGGAAGATGCCGGGGCAAGGCTCTACTACGCCTCGATCGATGAGAGCTTCACGCTCCTCGGTTCCCGTGCCATAGCGGTCGTTGGAATCGCCGACACTCTCGAAGAGGCGGAGAGGATAGCCGAGAAAGCCGTCCCCCACGTTAGGGGTGAGCTGTTTTATCGCAGAGACGTCGGCACGAGAGAGAGCGTTGAGAAGAGGGTACGCACCATGAGGGAGTTTGGAAGGGAGTTCGAGCCGAATTCATGCTGA
- the purE gene encoding 5-(carboxyamino)imidazole ribonucleotide mutase encodes MKVLVVMGSKSDSHIAEKVTGVLDEFGVDYDVEVASAHRNPKKVEELANKDYEVFIAIAGLSAALPGVIAAHTVKPVIGVPVSAKLDGLDALLSIAQLPPGVPVATVGIDNGKNAALLAVEILAVKDEKLREKLEEYRKRMRA; translated from the coding sequence ATGAAGGTGCTCGTGGTAATGGGAAGCAAGAGCGACTCCCATATAGCCGAGAAGGTTACCGGGGTTCTCGACGAGTTCGGCGTTGACTACGACGTTGAGGTCGCCTCAGCCCACAGAAACCCGAAAAAGGTTGAGGAGCTTGCCAATAAAGACTACGAGGTTTTCATAGCCATCGCCGGACTGAGTGCTGCACTACCCGGGGTTATAGCGGCCCACACGGTCAAGCCCGTCATCGGAGTTCCTGTTTCGGCCAAGCTTGACGGTCTCGATGCCCTCCTGAGCATAGCCCAGCTCCCTCCAGGTGTTCCAGTTGCCACCGTTGGTATAGACAACGGCAAAAACGCCGCACTGCTTGCAGTGGAAATCCTCGCGGTAAAGGATGAAAAACTGAGGGAGAAGCTCGAAGAGTACAGGAAAAGGATGCGGGCATAA
- the purT gene encoding phosphoribosylglycinamide formyltransferase 2 gives MIKPRNELGTAMTDSAQKIVLLGSGELGKEIAIEAQRLGVEVVAVDRYANAPAMQVAHRSYVGNMRNADFLFSVVEREKPDAIIPEIEAINLDALFELEKDGYFVVPNAKATWIAMHRERTRETLAKEAKVPTSRYAYATTLDELYDACERIGYPCHTKAIMSSSGKGSYFVKGPEDIPKAWEVAKKKARGSAEKIIVEEHIDFDVEITELAVRHYDEDGEVVTTFPKPVGHYQIDGDYHASWQPAEISEKAEREVYRIAKLITDVLGGLGLFGVEMFVKGDKVYANEVSPRPHDTGMVTLASHPTGFSEFGLHLRAVLGLPIPGEWVGGYRLFPILTPAATHVIKANVSGYSPRFRGLVKALSVPNATLRLFGKPEAYPGRRLGVVLAWGRNVVEAKKRAEMVAHTVELRTRSSEWHSQDYERRKHLI, from the coding sequence ATGATCAAGCCCCGGAATGAGCTCGGAACCGCTATGACGGATTCTGCCCAGAAGATAGTGCTCCTCGGAAGCGGCGAGCTGGGAAAGGAGATAGCGATTGAAGCCCAGAGGCTGGGAGTTGAGGTCGTAGCGGTTGACCGCTACGCAAACGCCCCTGCGATGCAGGTCGCCCATCGCTCCTACGTCGGTAACATGAGAAACGCGGACTTCCTCTTCTCGGTTGTCGAGAGGGAAAAGCCGGACGCGATAATCCCCGAGATTGAGGCGATTAACCTCGATGCCCTCTTCGAGCTGGAGAAGGACGGCTACTTCGTGGTTCCAAACGCGAAAGCAACCTGGATAGCCATGCACAGGGAGAGGACGAGGGAAACCCTCGCGAAGGAAGCCAAGGTTCCAACGTCGAGATACGCGTATGCAACTACTCTCGACGAACTCTACGATGCCTGCGAGAGGATAGGCTACCCCTGCCACACCAAGGCCATAATGAGCTCCTCGGGAAAGGGTTCCTACTTCGTTAAGGGGCCGGAGGATATTCCGAAGGCGTGGGAAGTCGCTAAGAAGAAGGCCCGCGGCAGCGCGGAGAAAATCATAGTCGAGGAGCACATAGACTTCGACGTCGAGATAACCGAGTTAGCTGTCAGACACTACGATGAGGACGGTGAGGTAGTCACGACCTTTCCGAAGCCGGTTGGCCACTACCAGATTGACGGCGACTACCACGCGAGCTGGCAGCCGGCGGAGATAAGCGAAAAGGCCGAGCGCGAGGTTTACCGCATAGCGAAGCTCATAACCGACGTCCTCGGCGGCCTCGGACTGTTCGGCGTCGAGATGTTCGTGAAGGGAGATAAGGTTTACGCCAACGAGGTCTCGCCGAGGCCCCACGACACGGGCATGGTGACTTTAGCCTCCCATCCAACGGGCTTCTCCGAGTTCGGGCTTCACCTCAGGGCGGTTTTGGGACTTCCCATTCCCGGAGAGTGGGTCGGTGGGTACCGCCTGTTCCCAATCCTAACGCCGGCGGCAACTCACGTCATCAAGGCCAACGTCTCCGGTTACTCCCCACGGTTCCGCGGGCTGGTCAAGGCTTTAAGCGTACCGAACGCAACTTTGAGGCTCTTTGGAAAGCCGGAGGCGTATCCGGGCAGAAGGCTCGGGGTTGTGCTCGCATGGGGGAGGAACGTTGTTGAAGCTAAGAAACGTGCCGAGATGGTTGCACACACGGTTGAGCTTAGAACCAGGAGTTCAGAGTGGCACTCCCAGGACTACGAGAGGAGAAAACACCTGATTTGA
- the purM gene encoding phosphoribosylformylglycinamidine cyclo-ligase — protein MLTYAQAGVDDEKTARALRGIIGLAKKTFEFRRGKTGEPSGIGHYAALMDFGEFYIAMTTDGVGTKVLVAEAVGKFDTIGIDMIAMNVNDLLCVGAEPVALVDYLAVKEPDEKIFAEIAKGLYEGARQAGIAIVGGETAVMPDLINGLDLAGTAIGTVRKGEVITGEEIKPGDAVIGIASSGIHSNGLTLARKLLIPKYGLDYDYEGKKLWEWLLEPTRIYVRAVLELIESVEVHGLAHITGGGLTNLKRLTSHGFSLKMPPIGGIFKLIHENGVPLEEMFRVFNMGVGLIAIVAQGERETALEILNKHFESFELGTVTEKEGIVVKNYGIRL, from the coding sequence ATGCTAACCTACGCTCAGGCCGGAGTCGATGACGAGAAAACCGCGAGGGCCCTCAGGGGAATCATCGGGCTCGCGAAGAAGACCTTCGAGTTCAGGAGGGGTAAAACCGGTGAGCCGAGTGGAATAGGCCACTACGCTGCGCTTATGGACTTCGGCGAATTCTACATAGCCATGACAACCGACGGGGTTGGGACGAAGGTGCTCGTAGCTGAGGCCGTCGGAAAGTTCGACACAATAGGGATAGACATGATAGCGATGAACGTGAACGACCTGCTCTGCGTTGGTGCCGAGCCGGTGGCGCTCGTCGACTATCTCGCCGTGAAGGAGCCGGACGAGAAAATCTTTGCCGAGATAGCCAAGGGGCTCTACGAGGGGGCGAGGCAGGCGGGGATAGCGATAGTCGGGGGAGAAACCGCTGTGATGCCCGACCTGATAAACGGCCTCGATTTGGCAGGAACGGCCATAGGTACTGTCCGGAAGGGAGAGGTAATAACCGGTGAGGAGATAAAGCCAGGCGATGCCGTCATCGGAATCGCCAGCTCGGGAATACACTCCAACGGTCTGACACTGGCGAGAAAGCTCCTCATCCCGAAGTACGGCCTCGACTACGATTATGAAGGCAAAAAGCTCTGGGAGTGGCTTTTGGAACCGACGAGGATTTACGTTAGGGCCGTCTTGGAGCTCATCGAGAGCGTTGAGGTTCACGGATTGGCACACATAACCGGCGGTGGTCTGACCAACCTCAAGCGCCTCACCAGCCACGGTTTTTCCCTTAAGATGCCACCAATCGGAGGAATATTCAAGCTCATCCACGAGAACGGCGTTCCTCTGGAGGAGATGTTCAGGGTTTTTAACATGGGGGTCGGCCTCATAGCGATAGTCGCGCAGGGAGAGAGGGAAACGGCCCTGGAAATCCTCAACAAGCACTTCGAGAGCTTCGAGCTCGGCACCGTCACGGAAAAAGAGGGGATAGTCGTGAAGAACTACGGGATAAGGCTTTAA
- the purC gene encoding phosphoribosylaminoimidazolesuccinocarboxamide synthase, with product MQVYEGKAKKVIPLDDGKAIMEFKDDATAFDGKKKGQFRGKGWLNAQISAVLFKVLEERGVKTHFIGVAGDNRLIVERLKMYPIEVVVRNVVAGSLKKRLPLEEGTELKEPIVELYYKDDSRGDPMINHHHARVLGISEGEIREMERIALKVNEILREYFAERGVILVDFKLEFGKNERGEIILGDEISPDTCRFWDAETKKSLDKDVFRFDKGDLVKAYEELYERLTGSSLS from the coding sequence ATGCAGGTTTACGAAGGTAAGGCCAAGAAGGTTATCCCTCTCGACGATGGAAAGGCCATTATGGAGTTCAAGGACGATGCAACGGCCTTCGACGGTAAGAAGAAGGGCCAGTTTAGGGGCAAGGGCTGGCTCAATGCCCAGATAAGCGCGGTTCTTTTCAAAGTCCTTGAGGAGAGGGGTGTTAAGACGCACTTCATAGGGGTCGCCGGCGACAACAGGCTCATCGTTGAGCGCTTGAAGATGTACCCCATCGAGGTCGTGGTTAGAAACGTCGTTGCCGGGAGCCTGAAGAAGCGCCTTCCCCTTGAGGAGGGAACCGAATTAAAAGAGCCGATAGTCGAGCTCTACTACAAGGACGACAGCCGCGGCGATCCCATGATAAACCATCACCATGCCAGAGTTCTCGGGATAAGCGAGGGCGAGATAAGGGAGATGGAGCGCATAGCCCTCAAGGTGAACGAAATCCTTAGAGAGTACTTTGCCGAGCGCGGAGTAATCCTGGTCGACTTCAAGCTGGAGTTTGGAAAGAACGAGAGGGGTGAAATAATCCTCGGCGACGAGATAAGCCCGGACACCTGCCGCTTCTGGGACGCCGAGACAAAGAAGAGCCTCGACAAGGATGTCTTCAGGTTTGATAAAGGCGACCTCGTTAAAGCTTACGAGGAGCTCTACGAGCGCCTTACGGGCAGTTCGCTCTCGTAG
- the purF gene encoding amidophosphoribosyltransferase, whose product MREKCGVFAAVAENAPKKAYYALIALQHRGQESAGISAWRHRIKTVAGRGLVSEVFRNGEIAKLRSKMVIAHVRYSTSGSLTETQPLETGCCGRTIAIAHNGTLTNFLPLRRHYERLGVKFRHSVDSELLGISFLWHLKETGDEFEAMKAVFEEVKGAYSMALLFDGKILVARDPVGFRPLSYGSGDGHYFASEDSALRLFVEEVRDVRPGEVFLLSEDEIESRVVATGERRGCVFEYIYFARPDSTIDGVNVYTARVRMGEELAKESPADGDVVIAVPDSGRASALGFSRISGVPYSEGLIKNRYIGRTFITPGQFYRELKVKLKLSPVRGVIEGKSVVLVDDSIVRGTTMKRIVAMLRRAGAREVHVRIASPPIRYPCYMGVDIPTRHELIAAFGSVEKVRESIGADSLAYLSVDGLKKAVGRRDLCLACLTGEYPEWAFRF is encoded by the coding sequence ATGAGGGAGAAGTGCGGCGTCTTTGCAGCTGTTGCCGAGAACGCCCCCAAGAAAGCCTACTACGCACTCATAGCCCTACAGCACAGGGGACAGGAGAGCGCGGGGATAAGTGCCTGGAGGCACAGGATAAAAACCGTGGCCGGCCGAGGGCTCGTTTCGGAGGTCTTCAGGAACGGCGAGATAGCGAAGCTGAGATCCAAGATGGTAATAGCCCACGTCCGGTATTCCACCTCCGGCTCCCTCACGGAAACCCAGCCGCTGGAAACCGGCTGCTGCGGAAGGACAATAGCGATAGCCCACAACGGAACCCTCACAAATTTCCTTCCCCTCCGGCGGCACTACGAACGGCTGGGAGTTAAGTTCAGACACTCGGTGGATTCTGAGCTGCTGGGTATCTCTTTTCTCTGGCATCTAAAAGAGACGGGAGATGAGTTTGAGGCTATGAAGGCTGTCTTTGAGGAGGTCAAAGGGGCATACTCCATGGCCCTTCTCTTCGACGGGAAGATACTCGTCGCCAGGGATCCGGTCGGCTTTAGGCCATTAAGCTACGGGAGTGGAGACGGCCACTATTTCGCCTCGGAGGATTCCGCGCTGAGGCTCTTCGTGGAGGAGGTGAGGGACGTCAGGCCGGGGGAGGTCTTCCTCCTCTCGGAGGATGAAATCGAAAGCAGGGTCGTGGCGACGGGGGAGCGCCGCGGTTGCGTATTTGAGTACATATACTTCGCCCGTCCGGACAGCACTATAGACGGCGTTAACGTCTATACCGCAAGGGTCAGGATGGGGGAGGAACTGGCAAAGGAGAGCCCGGCCGACGGAGACGTCGTCATAGCCGTGCCGGATTCGGGGAGGGCTTCAGCTTTGGGCTTCTCCAGGATCAGCGGGGTTCCCTACTCGGAGGGCCTCATAAAGAACCGCTACATAGGGAGGACGTTCATAACCCCCGGGCAGTTCTACCGCGAGCTGAAGGTTAAGCTCAAGCTCTCGCCGGTGAGGGGGGTAATAGAGGGCAAGAGCGTCGTTCTTGTTGATGACTCAATCGTCAGGGGGACCACCATGAAGCGCATCGTGGCAATGCTTAGAAGGGCTGGCGCGAGGGAGGTGCACGTGAGGATTGCCTCACCTCCGATAAGGTACCCGTGCTACATGGGGGTGGACATTCCTACGAGGCACGAACTCATAGCGGCATTTGGAAGCGTTGAGAAGGTGAGGGAATCCATAGGGGCCGACAGCCTGGCTTACCTCAGCGTCGATGGGCTGAAAAAGGCCGTTGGGAGGAGGGACCTCTGTCTGGCATGCCTAACCGGGGAGTATCCGGAGTGGGCGTTTAGGTTTTAG